A section of the Drosophila sechellia strain sech25 chromosome 3L, ASM438219v1, whole genome shotgun sequence genome encodes:
- the LOC6616590 gene encoding uncharacterized protein LOC6616590, whose amino-acid sequence MANGSATEAAATANPQQRIPQDAQQALLTETTMGSKDCPPAPLGVNDLVADVCMNGRAADFSSTRTTTSTGGAGPAAASSSSFSFKHFLSSTGTVTAPTSTVTSAAVQTSTGARPKVPQSASVSHMQPPDVNSSSASSRMKRSPRFSSFDSQASLAEYAACGGGASSSSGGSQSQHRLRPDHRLGHDAVQDALDNDDDDHVALAQVRNTNRHYDERIDDDIFPSASNQQPAVGSRYVPRSYSNYDMPPHLPGPSSSPRRRPTGNRDQRPTRLVLSAGPKMKLDLPLDTCNAAGGGASGSAAAASALPDFVQDHLPDAWCAGQDALSSPPNSPLGGAEASSGAVGLLPSSLAPRGSSAAALPGPTGEPAAGSTVKMLPDFLSDGSIIHSSQRLADVAIGLPSNPIDSPPQEAEGTLQLSTLRQENERLQRELQEARAELNLQTRRASEFEQQLLQQSETSRRREALATTANTQTTQHLRRQLAQLEAELRSLRGSSGSSDCATGGVPVATPGRDSEASTSSGTSAQRPSRTHHLSRDLLRAADTAEQNLRQLLTGVENLRQMAASLEQPAQPAAAPRSPDLYTDFN is encoded by the exons atggcaaatggAAGTGCGACCGAAGCGGCGGCCACGGCCAATCCGCAGCAGAGGATTCCACAAGACGCACAGCAAGCGCTCCTTACCGAGACGACGATGGGCTCAAAAGATTGCCCGCCTGCCCCTTTGGGGGTAAACGATCTCGTGGCGGACGTGTGTATGAACGGTCGTGCAGCGGACTTCTCCAGCACACGAACCACAACGTCCACGGGAGGAGCGGGACCGGCAGCAGCTTCCTCGTCATCGTTCTCATTTAAACACTTTCTAAGCAGTACCGGAACGGTGACTGCCCCGACTAGCACGGTGACCTCGGCAGCCGTGCAAACGTCAACGGGTGCCCGACCTAAGGTACCTCAGTCAGCCTCTGTCTCCCATATGCAGCCGCCTGATGTTAACAGCAGCAGTGCATCCTCTAGGATGAAGCGATCTCCGCGCTTTAGTAGTTTTGACTCGCAGGCGAGTCTTGCGGAGTACGCAGCTTGTGGGGGAGGCGCATCCAGTAGCAGCGGCGGGTCTCAGTCTCAGCACCGCTTGAGGCCGGATCATCGGCTGGGTCACGACGCTGTTCAGGACGCTCTGGATAACGATGATGACGACCATGTGGCTCTGGCTCAGGTGCGCAACACAAACAGGCATTACGATGAAAGAATAGACGACG ATATTTTTCCATCCGCTTCCAATCAGCAACCCGCCGTTGGTTCGCGCTACGTGCCACGCTCGTACTCCAACTACGATATGCCTCCCCATTTGCCGGGCCCTTCGTCATCGCCTCGTCGTCGGCCGACTGGAAACCGCGACCAACGCCCCACCAGACTTGTGTTGTCTGCCGGCCCCAAGATGAAGCTTGACCTGCCCCTGGATACATGCAACGCAGCTGGCGGCGGAGCCAGTGGTAGTGCTGCTGCAGCATCAGCCTTGCCAGACTTCGTGCAGGATCACTTGCCGGATGCTTGGTGCGCCGGTCAGGATGCCCTGAGCTCTCCGCCAAACTCCCCTCTGGGGGGAGCTGAAGCGTCGAGCGGAGCAGTAGGGCTTCTGCCGTCCTCTCTCGCACCCAGAGGTTCCAGTGCTGCCGCCCTCCCCGGTCCAACCGGCGAACCAGCCGCCGGTTCTACCGTTAAAATGCTGCCCGACTTTCTGTCCGACGGTTCCATAATTCACTCGTCTCAGCGACTAGCTGACGTTGCTATCGGGCTGCCCTCCAACCCCATTGACTCGCCTCCCCAGGAGGCGGAAGGTACTTTGCAACTGTCAACACTGAGACAGGAGAACGAACGTCTACAGCGGGAGCTGCAGGAAGCTCGTGCGGAACTTAATCTCCAGACCAGACGGGCCAGCGAGTTTGAGCAGCAGCTTCTGCAACAGTCAGAGACGTCGCGGCGCCGGGAGGCCCTAGCCACGACGGCCAATACACAAACCACGCAGCACCTAAGGCGACAGCTGGCTCAACTAGAG GCGGAGCTTCGGTCTCTAAGAGGAAGTTCTGGAAGTTCTGATTGCGCAACAGGAGGTGTTCCAGTGGCGACACCTGGTAGAGACAGTGAGGCCTCCACCAGCAGCGGGACTAGTGCACAACGACCGTCCAGAACACACCATTTGTCTAGGGATCTGCTGCGTGCCGCCGACACTGCTGAACAGAATCTCAG GCAATTGCTAACTGGCGTCGAAAATCTGCGACAGATGGCAGCTAGCCTAGAGCAACCGgcccagccagcagcagcgccCAGAAGTCCCGATCTGTACACTGACTTTAACTGA
- the LOC6616589 gene encoding alanine--glyoxylate aminotransferase 2, mitochondrial isoform X1, protein MMSKRLLAQTRRLPPRSSVRRSSSSSLHSKAAPATIAQLPVEMPDCNHRPVAYEGSSYEQILKTRRNHLTPNLLAHFKKPLVIHAGHMQWLFDHEGRRYLDMFGGIVTVSVGHCHPKVNQALSEQTAKLWHTTNIYMHPKIHEYAERLVAKFPGDLKSVCFVNSGSEANDLAMLMARLHTGHQDILSLRNCYHGMSPYTMGLTAHSTWRFSLPGVNNGLVHVMNPDPYQGIWGGSNCRDSPVQTTRECQCTAGCQAGDAYYNELEETFKYSLPRGKVAAMFAESIQGVGGTVQFPKGYLKRAAALVRANGGLFVADEVQTGFGRTGEHFWGFEGHDYVPDIVTMAKGIGNGFPLAAVVTTPEIAASLGQALHFNTYGGNPMASAVGIAVLDVIEEEQLQRNSLEVGTYFLKGLAELQQRFEIIGDVRGKGLMIGVELVGNREKRTPLVTPHVLDIWEKCKDQGVLFGRGGLHGNVLRIKPPMCITLADVKFAMDVLALAITESQPENN, encoded by the exons ATGATGTCCAAGCGattgttag CTCAGACCAGGCGGCTCCCTCCCAGGTCATCGGTCCGTAGGAGCTCCAGCTCATCGCTGCACTCAAAGGCAGCCCCCGCAACGATAGCCCAGCTGCCGGTAGAGATGCCCGACTGCAACCACCGCCCGGTGGCCTACGAGGGCTCCAGCTACGAGCAGATTCTCAAGACCAGGCGCAACCACCTGACACCGAATCTGCTGGCCCACTTCAAGAAGCCACTTGTGATCCACGCTGGCCACATGCAGTGGCTGTTCGATCACGAGGGCCGGCGCTACCTGGACATGTTTGGCGGAATCGTTACTGTGTCCGTTGGACATTGTCACCC AAAGGTTAACCAGGCGCTCAGCGAGCAGACTGCTAAACTGTGGCACACGACTAACATCTACATGCACCCCAAGATCCACGAGTATGCCGAGCGATTGGTGGCCAAGTTCCCAGGAGACCTCAAGAGCGTGTGCTTCGTGAACTCCGGCTCGGAGGCCAACGATCTTGCTATGCTAATGGCGCGCCTTCACACAGGCCACCAGGATATCCTTTCCTtgcgcaactgctaccacggAATGTCCCCCTACACCATGGGCCTCACGGCACACTCCACCTGGCGCTTTTCGCTGCCGGGGGTGAACAACGGACTTGTGCACGTGATGAACCCCGATCCCTACCAAGGCATTTGGGGCGGCTCAAACTGCCGGGACTCCCCTGTGCAGACCACCCGCGAGTGCCAGTGCACCGCAGGCTGCCAGGCCGGCGATGCCTACTACAATGAGCTGGAGGAGACCTTCAAGTATTCCCTGCCGCGCGGCAAGGTGGCTGCTATGTTTGCAGAGTCAATCCAGGGGGTCGGCGGAACGGTCCAGTTCCCAAAAGGGTACCTCAAGCGGGCAGCAGCTCTGGTCAGAGCTaacggaggactctttgtGGCCGATGAGGTTCAGACTGGCTTTGGGCGAACCGGTGAGCACTTCTGGGGCTTCGAGGGCCACGACTATGTCCCCGACATAGTCACCATGGCCAAGGGCATTGGGAACGGCTTCCCACTGGCAGCCGTTGTCACCACGCCAGAGATCGCGGCATCCCTGGGCCAGGCCCTGCACTTCAACACCTATGGAGGGAACCCGATGGCCAGTGCCGTAGGCATTGCCGTGCTGGACGTGATCGAggaggagcaactgcagcgcAACTCCCTGGAAGTGGGCACGTACTTCCTCAAAGGTCTGGCCGAATTGCAGCAGCGCTTCGAGATTATTGGCGACGTGCGGGGAAAAGGCCTGATGATCGGCGTCGAGCTGGTGGGCAATCGGGAAAAGCGTACCCCTCTGGTTACGCCGCACGTCCTGGACATATGGGAGAAGTGCAAGGACCAAGGTGTGCTCTTTGGACGCGGCGGCCTTCATGGAAAC GTTCTGCGCATTAAGCCTCCCATGTGCATCACGCTGGCTGATGTCAAGTTCGCCATGGATGTGCTGGCCCTGGCCATCACGGAGTCTCAACCCGAGAATAACTAA
- the LOC6616589 gene encoding alanine--glyoxylate aminotransferase 2, mitochondrial isoform X3 codes for MMSKRLLAQTRRLPPRSSVRRSSSSSLHSKAAPATIAQLPVEMPDCNHRPVAYEGSSYEQILKTRRNHLTPNLLAHFKKPLVIHAGHMQWLFDHEGRRYLDMFGGIVTVSVGHCHPKVNQALSEQTAKLWHTTNIYMHPKIHEYAERLVAKFPGDLKSVCFVNSGSEANDLAMLMARLHTGHQDILSLRNCYHGMSPYTMGLTAHSTWRFSLPGVNNGLVHVMNPDPYQGIWGGSNCRDSPVQTTRECQCTAGCQAGDAYYNELEETFKYSLPRGKVAAMFAESIQGVGGTVQFPKGYLKRAAALVRANGGLFVADEVQTGFGRTGEHFWGFEGHDYVPDIVTMAKGIGNGFPLAAVVTTPEIAASLGQALHFNTYGGNPMASAVGIAVLDVIEEEQLQRNSLEVGTYFLKGLAELQQRFEIIGDVRGKGLMIGVELVGNREKRTPLVTPHVLDIWEKCKDQGVLFGRGGLHGNVMSMRPPLCLCAEDVEFALETLEEAFKFHMRKSPRSWRNSTTIM; via the exons ATGATGTCCAAGCGattgttag CTCAGACCAGGCGGCTCCCTCCCAGGTCATCGGTCCGTAGGAGCTCCAGCTCATCGCTGCACTCAAAGGCAGCCCCCGCAACGATAGCCCAGCTGCCGGTAGAGATGCCCGACTGCAACCACCGCCCGGTGGCCTACGAGGGCTCCAGCTACGAGCAGATTCTCAAGACCAGGCGCAACCACCTGACACCGAATCTGCTGGCCCACTTCAAGAAGCCACTTGTGATCCACGCTGGCCACATGCAGTGGCTGTTCGATCACGAGGGCCGGCGCTACCTGGACATGTTTGGCGGAATCGTTACTGTGTCCGTTGGACATTGTCACCC AAAGGTTAACCAGGCGCTCAGCGAGCAGACTGCTAAACTGTGGCACACGACTAACATCTACATGCACCCCAAGATCCACGAGTATGCCGAGCGATTGGTGGCCAAGTTCCCAGGAGACCTCAAGAGCGTGTGCTTCGTGAACTCCGGCTCGGAGGCCAACGATCTTGCTATGCTAATGGCGCGCCTTCACACAGGCCACCAGGATATCCTTTCCTtgcgcaactgctaccacggAATGTCCCCCTACACCATGGGCCTCACGGCACACTCCACCTGGCGCTTTTCGCTGCCGGGGGTGAACAACGGACTTGTGCACGTGATGAACCCCGATCCCTACCAAGGCATTTGGGGCGGCTCAAACTGCCGGGACTCCCCTGTGCAGACCACCCGCGAGTGCCAGTGCACCGCAGGCTGCCAGGCCGGCGATGCCTACTACAATGAGCTGGAGGAGACCTTCAAGTATTCCCTGCCGCGCGGCAAGGTGGCTGCTATGTTTGCAGAGTCAATCCAGGGGGTCGGCGGAACGGTCCAGTTCCCAAAAGGGTACCTCAAGCGGGCAGCAGCTCTGGTCAGAGCTaacggaggactctttgtGGCCGATGAGGTTCAGACTGGCTTTGGGCGAACCGGTGAGCACTTCTGGGGCTTCGAGGGCCACGACTATGTCCCCGACATAGTCACCATGGCCAAGGGCATTGGGAACGGCTTCCCACTGGCAGCCGTTGTCACCACGCCAGAGATCGCGGCATCCCTGGGCCAGGCCCTGCACTTCAACACCTATGGAGGGAACCCGATGGCCAGTGCCGTAGGCATTGCCGTGCTGGACGTGATCGAggaggagcaactgcagcgcAACTCCCTGGAAGTGGGCACGTACTTCCTCAAAGGTCTGGCCGAATTGCAGCAGCGCTTCGAGATTATTGGCGACGTGCGGGGAAAAGGCCTGATGATCGGCGTCGAGCTGGTGGGCAATCGGGAAAAGCGTACCCCTCTGGTTACGCCGCACGTCCTGGACATATGGGAGAAGTGCAAGGACCAAGGTGTGCTCTTTGGACGCGGCGGCCTTCATGGAAAC GTGATGAGCATGAGACCACCACTGTGTCTTTGTGCCGAAGACGTGGAATTCGCCTTGGAGACACTGGAGGAAGCgtttaaatttcatatgaGAAAAAGCCCTCGCAGTTGGAGAAACAGCACAACGATTATGTAG
- the LOC6616589 gene encoding alanine--glyoxylate aminotransferase 2, mitochondrial isoform X2 has protein sequence MHPKIHEYAERLVAKFPGDLKSVCFVNSGSEANDLAMLMARLHTGHQDILSLRNCYHGMSPYTMGLTAHSTWRFSLPGVNNGLVHVMNPDPYQGIWGGSNCRDSPVQTTRECQCTAGCQAGDAYYNELEETFKYSLPRGKVAAMFAESIQGVGGTVQFPKGYLKRAAALVRANGGLFVADEVQTGFGRTGEHFWGFEGHDYVPDIVTMAKGIGNGFPLAAVVTTPEIAASLGQALHFNTYGGNPMASAVGIAVLDVIEEEQLQRNSLEVGTYFLKGLAELQQRFEIIGDVRGKGLMIGVELVGNREKRTPLVTPHVLDIWEKCKDQGVLFGRGGLHGNVLRIKPPMCITLADVKFAMDVLALAITESQPENN, from the exons ATGCACCCCAAGATCCACGAGTATGCCGAGCGATTGGTGGCCAAGTTCCCAGGAGACCTCAAGAGCGTGTGCTTCGTGAACTCCGGCTCGGAGGCCAACGATCTTGCTATGCTAATGGCGCGCCTTCACACAGGCCACCAGGATATCCTTTCCTtgcgcaactgctaccacggAATGTCCCCCTACACCATGGGCCTCACGGCACACTCCACCTGGCGCTTTTCGCTGCCGGGGGTGAACAACGGACTTGTGCACGTGATGAACCCCGATCCCTACCAAGGCATTTGGGGCGGCTCAAACTGCCGGGACTCCCCTGTGCAGACCACCCGCGAGTGCCAGTGCACCGCAGGCTGCCAGGCCGGCGATGCCTACTACAATGAGCTGGAGGAGACCTTCAAGTATTCCCTGCCGCGCGGCAAGGTGGCTGCTATGTTTGCAGAGTCAATCCAGGGGGTCGGCGGAACGGTCCAGTTCCCAAAAGGGTACCTCAAGCGGGCAGCAGCTCTGGTCAGAGCTaacggaggactctttgtGGCCGATGAGGTTCAGACTGGCTTTGGGCGAACCGGTGAGCACTTCTGGGGCTTCGAGGGCCACGACTATGTCCCCGACATAGTCACCATGGCCAAGGGCATTGGGAACGGCTTCCCACTGGCAGCCGTTGTCACCACGCCAGAGATCGCGGCATCCCTGGGCCAGGCCCTGCACTTCAACACCTATGGAGGGAACCCGATGGCCAGTGCCGTAGGCATTGCCGTGCTGGACGTGATCGAggaggagcaactgcagcgcAACTCCCTGGAAGTGGGCACGTACTTCCTCAAAGGTCTGGCCGAATTGCAGCAGCGCTTCGAGATTATTGGCGACGTGCGGGGAAAAGGCCTGATGATCGGCGTCGAGCTGGTGGGCAATCGGGAAAAGCGTACCCCTCTGGTTACGCCGCACGTCCTGGACATATGGGAGAAGTGCAAGGACCAAGGTGTGCTCTTTGGACGCGGCGGCCTTCATGGAAAC GTTCTGCGCATTAAGCCTCCCATGTGCATCACGCTGGCTGATGTCAAGTTCGCCATGGATGTGCTGGCCCTGGCCATCACGGAGTCTCAACCCGAGAATAACTAA